The Triticum dicoccoides isolate Atlit2015 ecotype Zavitan chromosome 6A, WEW_v2.0, whole genome shotgun sequence genome has a window encoding:
- the LOC119317829 gene encoding FCS-Like Zinc finger 7-like gives MLGKRQRSMLMRRTTSLASMPSVPKQVRQGSGGGGGDDDDKDRQARARPSSSVSAGAVGTGGGAGGGYPSPGRDAFAGLMITAAFLSACGFCAKPLGPGEDTYIYRGEVAFCSQECREHQIAKDELMEQNCTITSIREAPSDQSGSGGGSGGAGDAVATA, from the exons ATGCTCGGCAAGCGGCAGCGGAGCATGCTGATGCGCCGGACGACCAGCCTGGCGTCCATGCCGTCGGTGCCCAAGCAGGTGcgccagggcagcggcggcggcggcggcgacgacgacgacaaggACAGGCAGGCGCGcgcgcggccgtcctcctccgtATCGGCCGGCGCGGTGGGgacgggcggcggcgccggcggtggcTACCCCTCTCCCGGGCGGGACGCCTTCGCCGGGCTGATGATCACCGCGGCGTTCCTGTCCGCCTGCGGCTTCTGCGCCAAGCCCCTCGGCCCCGGCGAGGACACCTACATCTACAG GGGCGAGGTGGCATTCTGCAGCCAGGAGTGCAGGGAGCATCAGATCGCGAAGGACGAGCTCATGGAACAGAACTGCACCATCACATCCATCCGGGAGGCCCCGTCGGACCAgtctggcagcggcggcggctccggcggcgccgGGGACGCCGTCGCCACCGCATAG